Part of the Solwaraspora sp. WMMA2065 genome is shown below.
TCACCCCGTCTAGGCGGGCGGCTTCGATGATGTCGGCCGGGATCGCCTTGATCGCGGCGGAGAGCACCACCATCGCGAACCCGGCCTGGATCCAGATCATCACCACGATCAGCAGCAGCGTGTTCAGCGGGGCGTTGAGCTGCAGCCAGCGCTGCGGCTCGAAGCCGAACAGGGTGACCAGGTAGTTGAGCAGGCCGTACTGCTCCTGTTCGCCGCCCCGGTACGCGTAGACGAACCGCCAGATGATGCTGGCGCCGACGAAGGAGATCGCCATCGGCATGAAGACCAGCGACTTGGCCAGCGCCTCGAACCGGGCCTTGTCCACCATGATCGCGTAGAGCAGGCCGATCGCGGTCGCCACCGTCGGCACCAGGATCACCCAGATCAGGGTGTTGGTCAGCACCTGGATGATCTCGTCCTGGGAGAACATCCAGCGGTAGTTCTCCAGGCCGACCCAGTTCTCGCTGCGTCCGTCCATGAACGACAGGACGGTGGTGCGCAGGGCCGGAATGACCAGCCCGATGCCGAGTAGCAGCAGGGCCGGCAGCAGAAAGAACAGGCCGAACAGGCCTTCGCCGCCGCGCCGGGGTCGGCCGATCGGCATCGATCCGCCACCACCGCCGGCGCTGGCCGCGATCAGCCGCTGCTCCCGTCGGCGGGCGAACCAGCTCGGCACCGCGTCGAGCAACAGCAGCATGCCGCCGACGATCACCACAAACGCGATCAGGCCGTACAGCAGCATCAACAGCTTCGGGTACTGCTCAGCGAAGTCGAAGTACATCCGCCCTCCCAACGGATCGTCGACCGGAGCCAGCTATGGCGCGGCCGGCCCACCCCCGGTGTGCTCGTGGGTGGGCCGGCCGCGTGGTGTCAGCTGGTCGGCCAGGAGCCTTCGATGTAGTCGAGGGTCTCGGCGGTGCTCTGGCCGCTGAGCCAGTCCACCATGCCGCGCCAGAAGGTGCCCGCGCCGACCGCGGCCGGCATCAGGTCCGAACCGTCGAAGCGGAACGTGGTGTTCTCGTCCTGCAGGATCTCCACGGAGAGCCGGTCGATCGGGTTCTCCACGTTGGCGATGTCCAGCCCGCTGTTGGCCGACACCCAGTTGCCGAGCGAGGCCCGGCTGTTGGCGTACTCCGGCGAGGCCAGGTAGGTCTGCACCGCCTGGACCTCGGGCCGGTCGGCGAAGGCCACGGTGAACTCGCCACCGCCGAGGACCGGCTGGCCGGCGCTCGGGTCGTTGGTCGGGAAGTAGAACGCGAAGACTTCGCCGTCCTCGGCCACCTCGGTGCCCTCCGGCCACTGGTTGGCGTAGAAGCTGGCCTGCCGGTGCAGCGCGCAGTCACCGTCGAGGATCGGGGTGCCGGCATCCTGGAACGAGGTCGCGGTGATGCTGTCCACGCCACCGAAGCCGCCGTTGACGTACTCCTCGTTCTTGAGGATCGAGCCGGCCTGGTCGACGGCCTCGGCGACCCGCGGGTCGTTGAACGGGATGTCGTGGGTGGTCCACTGGTCGTAGACCTCCGGCGTCTGGGTCCGGAGCATGATGTCCTCGATCCAGTCGGTGGCCGGCCAGCCGGTGGCGTCACCGGACTCGACCCCGACGCACCACGGCTTGGTGCCGGTGGTGGCGACCTCGTCGCTGAGCGCGATCAGCTCGTCCCAGGTCTCCGGCACGGTCCAGCCGTTGTCGGCGAACATGCTGGGCGAGTACCAGACGAAGGACTTGACGTTGGAGCCGAGCGGGGCGCCGTAGAAGGTGCCGTCGACCGTGCCGTACGCCAGCCAGTCCTCGCTGTAGTTGGCCTCGGCCATCGCCTTGGTCTCGTCGGAGGCGGCCTGCAGCTGGCCGGCCTCGGCGAACCGCCCGAGCAGGCCGGGCTGCGGGATGAAGGCGATGTCCGGCGGGTTGCCGCCGTCCACCCGCACCTGCAGCTGGGCTTCGAACTCGCCACTGCCCTCGTAGCGGATGTCGATGCCGGTGCAGTCGACGAACTCGCTCCAGGACTGCTCGAGCAGGTCCGCCTCGGCGTCACGGATCGAGGCGTAGATCGTCACCTCGGTGCCGTCGTTGCCCTGGTAGTCACTGTATGGGGCGCATTCCTCGGAATCCGGGTCCGCGCTGGTGCCGCTGTCGGAAACACACGCCGTCGAGGCGAGGGCCAGCCCGAGCACGCTGGCGAGCGCGAAGGCCTGGCGTGGTCTGGTGAAGACCGCCATGGAGCGTTCTCCCTTCCTAGCCGGCGGGCCCCGCGTCCCTGCGGTCTGGCTGCGCCGGTCGGTTGCTGTCTGGGCGTCTTCATATGTAAGCGCTTGCAATGGAAGCGCGTCCAGTCCTGACCAGCTACGAGCCAGTAACGATTCGGAAACCTTGACCCGCTACTCAGCTGTTGAGCTGCCAGATGGACAGGTTCAGCGCGGCGGCGAAGGTGACCCAGCCCCAGTACGGGACCATCAGCAGGGCGGCTGGTCGCCACACCCGCCAGAACAGCACCACGGTGCCACCGACGAGCAGCCAGAGGAGCACGATCTCAGCGAACGCCAGACCGTACCGGCCGGCGGCGAAGAACAGCGGTGTCCAGGCGGCGTTGAGCACCAGTTGGGCCAGCCAACTGGCGATCGCCAGGCCGACGCCGGCGCGCCGCCAGACGGTGAATCCGGCGACGGCGATCAGCACGTACAGGATGGTCCAAACCGGGCTGAACAGCCAGGACGGCGGTGCCCAGGACGGCTGGACCAGTTCGGCGTAACGGGAACCGGCGTCGCGGGCGGCGAACGCCCCGACCGCTGCGGCCGCCGCCACCAGGCCGAGGAACACCGGGAAACCCCACCACGAGCGCATCGCGACTCCAGGAACAGATCAGGCCGGGGCCGCCGGCGCCGGTCCACGGTGGGGAGGACCGGGCCGGTTCCGGCGGCCCCGGCAGGCTCGGGGTCGATGTGGTCAGGTCGATGTCGGTCGAAGGAGCCGGGGGTTCGCCCGGCACCGTCAAGCGAACAGGCTCACGCCGCCGGGACCGACGAGCAGCCCGACGACGATCAGTACGATGCCCCAGAGCAGTTGCCGACGGAACAGCGCGAGAACGCCGGCGACGACCAGGACGACTGCGAGAATCCAGAGAAGTAGCTCCATGGCCGCTGAATACCCTTGCGACCGGCGACGGAAACCTTCACCGGTCTGGTCAAGGGACCGACCCGGCGAGCGAATACACGCTGTACGCCTGTTTGATCACCGGATGGGCGACGTTACGGACCTGTACCCCTCCGGGTGTAGTGCCCCGCTCCGTGCCGAAATGGGCGTGACCGTGCACCGCCAGGTCGGTCGGTGCCGCGTCAATCGCCTCGGCCAGCAGGTAGGAGCCGAGGAACGGGTAGATCTCGGGCGGCTCGCCGGTGAGCGTCTCCGGCACCGGCGAATAGTGGGTCAACGCCACCCGTACATCGCAGTCCAGGTCGACCAGCGCCGCCCCTAGCCGGTCGGCGGCGTCCGCCGTGGTGGCGACGAACGCCTTCATCTCCGGCTCACCGAACCGGCTGGCGCACCGCCCGGCGAACCCGCCGCCGAACCCCTTGACCCCGGCCACCCCGAGCCGGCCGCCGGGGCAGTCCACCACCACGCCGTCGCCGTCAAGCACCGTGACCCCCGCGTCGTTGAGTATCCCGACCAGCTGCGGCACCTGGTCACAGTGGTGGTCGTGATTGCCCAGCACCGCCACCACCGGGACCGGCAGATCCCCGAACTCGTCGGCCACGCACCGCGCCTGCGACTCCGTTCCGTGGCGGGTCAGGTCGCCGGCCAGCAGTAGGACGTCGGCCCGGTCGCCGAGCTGCGCCAACGCCGGCCGGAACCGGCCCAGCACGTCGCTGTCCATGTGCACGTCTCCGACAGCCGCGACGCGGATCACGACAACTCCTCCGCCTCGGTGGGCGCGGTGGTCCGACTGACGACGATGTCGACGATCAGGCGTACGCCGGGAAAGCGCTCGGCCACCAGCCGGACGATCTCCGCCCGCCGGTGGGCGCTCTCGACCTCGCCGCACAGCGCCAGGCTGTGGTCCCGGCGGGAGACACCCACCCCCTGCTCGGCGATGTCGGCGTGCTCGCTGAGCATCCGCTGCACCGCCGCCTCGGTGTAGCCGTCCAGCCGGTCCGGCCCGGTCTGTCGCATCGACTGCCCCGATGTCCGGGTCATTGCCCCACCTCCTGGCTGTCGTCGGGTGCACGTCGGTGGCATACCCGTTCCCGGCCGGTTCGTGCGTGCGGGCGCGGCGCGGCGCGTGGCAGTGGGCGAGCGGGGTGACGACGTGCACGTGCTCGCTACCGTTGGGAAGGTGCTCGTCACAGTGACCCATGCGCCACCGTCACCACCATCACCGTCCCGGCCCGCGTCTCGCCCGCTGTCGCCCGTACAGTCCACGTCGTCAGCCGTGCCGCCATGCCCGCCACCGGACCCCGCAGGGAGCACAGTGGACGCCGATCCGGCCTGGTCGCCGCCGGACGGGCTGCGACGGATCGCGTTGGTGGGCATCGACGGGGTCGGCAAGACCACTCAGGCGCACCTGCTGGCCGAGGCGCTGACCGCCGCCGGCCGGCCCGCCCGGTACTGGCGCAACGCCGGCGGTCGACGCTGGCTCGACCGGTTCGCGGTCCGGATCGGCCGCCCGGATGCCCGGCGGATGGTCGGCCGTGGCGGGCTGATGTTCCTGGAGGCGTTGCTGCGCTGGCTCGCGATCGCCCGGTCGGTGCTCGGCTCGCGTCGAGTGATCGCGGTGATGGACCGGTACGCGGTATGCCAGTACGCCAGCATCCGCACCCACGGCGCCGGCCGCTGGGAACGGCTCGCCCGGCTGGCGTACCGGGTGTTTCCCCGACCGGACGTGACGTTCCTGCTCTGGCTGCCGCCCGCCGAAGCGGCCCGTCGGATCGACGCTCGGGGCACCGACCACGAGTCGCTGGAGTTCCTGGCGACCAGCGCGGCGGCCTACGGGTCGCTGCCGGAGGCCGCCGGGTTCGTGGTGATCGACGCCCGGGGCCCGGCCGCCCAGGTCGCTGCAAAGATCCGGCAGCGGCTGACCGACGGGCGGCTGACCGACGGGCGGCCGGCCGGCGCGTCGTGGTGGCCGGATCAGGACGATTCGCGCGCGTCGTGACCCGATCGTCGGTGCCTGCCCGGGCGGTGATGAACCGTGCAACCCGCTCGGGCCGTACTCCTGGCCAGGACCAACCGGCCGGCGGGCAGTGACGAGGATCGCAGGAGGGGTAGTGACGGGAATCGCTGCGCCTTGCCAGGTGTCGTGGTGTGCTGGAAGCCTGCCACACCCCGCCGACCTCAATGAATCGGGCCGTCGGCCGGCCCGACGCGGCGCGGCGATCGAGGAGCCTGGCAGGAAACGCCAATCCCGTTCACAGCAATTATTCAGGCAATCGTGTCAGCTTCGACTCACGAGACGGAATCCCTGACGCGTCTCATCTGTTGTGTAGGTGTCGGCGCCATACGGCGGGGCCTGCCACATCAGGTTCGCCGGATCGGAGGCAGACGTGACGGGGGAGAGGCTGATGGAGATGCGCATCGCAGGTGACAGGGCACGACGTGGGGTTAACGAGGGGACCGTGAGCAACGTGGAGAAGACGATGGCTTTGCGGACCGACGAGGTCGCCGAGGAGCGGGACCTCGTTGGCGTCTACCTGCATGAGATCTCCCGCACGCCGCTTCTCGACGCGGCCCGGGAAGTCGACCTCTCCAAGGCGATCGAGGCCGGCCTGTACGCGGAACACCTGCTGGAGCAGGGTGTGCCGCGGGCCGGGGTG
Proteins encoded:
- a CDS encoding sugar ABC transporter permease → MYFDFAEQYPKLLMLLYGLIAFVVIVGGMLLLLDAVPSWFARRREQRLIAASAGGGGGSMPIGRPRRGGEGLFGLFFLLPALLLLGIGLVIPALRTTVLSFMDGRSENWVGLENYRWMFSQDEIIQVLTNTLIWVILVPTVATAIGLLYAIMVDKARFEALAKSLVFMPMAISFVGASIIWRFVYAYRGGEQEQYGLLNYLVTLFGFEPQRWLQLNAPLNTLLLIVVMIWIQAGFAMVVLSAAIKAIPADIIEAARLDGVNAWQMFWRVTMPSIRPALIVVVVTISIATLKVFDIVRTMTNGNYDTGVIANEMYNQAFRYGQNGYGSALAVFLFVLVIPIVIYQIRNLRKQREV
- a CDS encoding ABC transporter substrate-binding protein, with product MAVFTRPRQAFALASVLGLALASTACVSDSGTSADPDSEECAPYSDYQGNDGTEVTIYASIRDAEADLLEQSWSEFVDCTGIDIRYEGSGEFEAQLQVRVDGGNPPDIAFIPQPGLLGRFAEAGQLQAASDETKAMAEANYSEDWLAYGTVDGTFYGAPLGSNVKSFVWYSPSMFADNGWTVPETWDELIALSDEVATTGTKPWCVGVESGDATGWPATDWIEDIMLRTQTPEVYDQWTTHDIPFNDPRVAEAVDQAGSILKNEEYVNGGFGGVDSITATSFQDAGTPILDGDCALHRQASFYANQWPEGTEVAEDGEVFAFYFPTNDPSAGQPVLGGGEFTVAFADRPEVQAVQTYLASPEYANSRASLGNWVSANSGLDIANVENPIDRLSVEILQDENTTFRFDGSDLMPAAVGAGTFWRGMVDWLSGQSTAETLDYIEGSWPTS
- a CDS encoding TspO/MBR family protein, coding for MRSWWGFPVFLGLVAAAAAVGAFAARDAGSRYAELVQPSWAPPSWLFSPVWTILYVLIAVAGFTVWRRAGVGLAIASWLAQLVLNAAWTPLFFAAGRYGLAFAEIVLLWLLVGGTVVLFWRVWRPAALLMVPYWGWVTFAAALNLSIWQLNS
- a CDS encoding GPGG-motif small membrane protein, producing MELLLWILAVVLVVAGVLALFRRQLLWGIVLIVVGLLVGPGGVSLFA
- a CDS encoding metallophosphoesterase, which produces MDSDVLGRFRPALAQLGDRADVLLLAGDLTRHGTESQARCVADEFGDLPVPVVAVLGNHDHHCDQVPQLVGILNDAGVTVLDGDGVVVDCPGGRLGVAGVKGFGGGFAGRCASRFGEPEMKAFVATTADAADRLGAALVDLDCDVRVALTHYSPVPETLTGEPPEIYPFLGSYLLAEAIDAAPTDLAVHGHAHFGTERGTTPGGVQVRNVAHPVIKQAYSVYSLAGSVP
- a CDS encoding dTMP kinase; this translates as MDADPAWSPPDGLRRIALVGIDGVGKTTQAHLLAEALTAAGRPARYWRNAGGRRWLDRFAVRIGRPDARRMVGRGGLMFLEALLRWLAIARSVLGSRRVIAVMDRYAVCQYASIRTHGAGRWERLARLAYRVFPRPDVTFLLWLPPAEAARRIDARGTDHESLEFLATSAAAYGSLPEAAGFVVIDARGPAAQVAAKIRQRLTDGRLTDGRPAGASWWPDQDDSRAS